One genomic window of Campylobacter fetus subsp. fetus includes the following:
- the aroB gene encoding 3-dehydroquinate synthase, with protein MKIDINLNDDNKNYSVFIDELKNLKFKGKIAVITNSKVGGLYLGEILNLIDADEIFSVCIPDGEQYKNLAMIEYILEQLFVSRLERNSTLIALGGGVISDMTGFAASIYERGINFINIPTTLLAQVDASVGGKTGVNNKFGKNLIGTFYQPKAVYCETKFLNSLPNREFNAGMAEVIKMATMFDKDFFKFIQDNSVENSQILKQIIAKCVEIKAGVVAKDEKESGIRAVLNYGHTFAHVIEMQTNYKKFLHGEAVAIGINMANHLACKLGLLSKKDLDIIEQTLIKFGLPTTYRISDEEVFYDSFFLDKKSENKKIKFILPNGIGSYALRNDIDKNSVLDILRMFK; from the coding sequence ATGAAAATAGATATTAATTTGAACGATGATAATAAAAATTATAGCGTATTTATAGATGAACTTAAAAATCTTAAATTTAAAGGCAAAATTGCCGTAATAACAAACTCAAAAGTAGGCGGTTTATATCTTGGAGAGATTTTAAATTTGATAGACGCCGACGAGATATTTAGCGTTTGTATCCCAGATGGCGAGCAGTATAAAAATCTAGCTATGATCGAGTATATATTAGAGCAGCTTTTTGTAAGCAGACTTGAGAGAAACAGTACTCTTATAGCTCTTGGAGGTGGAGTTATAAGTGATATGACCGGATTTGCGGCTAGTATTTATGAGCGCGGTATAAATTTTATAAATATCCCGACAACGCTTTTAGCGCAAGTAGACGCAAGTGTAGGCGGCAAAACAGGAGTAAATAATAAATTCGGAAAAAATCTTATCGGTACTTTTTATCAACCAAAGGCCGTATATTGTGAAACTAAATTTCTAAACTCTTTACCAAATAGAGAGTTTAATGCGGGAATGGCTGAAGTGATCAAAATGGCTACTATGTTTGATAAAGATTTTTTTAAATTTATACAAGATAATAGCGTAGAAAATAGTCAAATACTAAAACAAATCATAGCAAAATGCGTAGAGATAAAAGCAGGAGTAGTAGCAAAAGATGAGAAGGAATCTGGAATTCGCGCAGTATTAAATTACGGTCACACATTTGCTCATGTTATCGAAATGCAAACAAATTATAAAAAATTTCTACACGGCGAAGCGGTTGCTATTGGTATAAATATGGCAAATCATTTAGCTTGTAAGCTTGGTCTTTTGTCTAAAAAAGATCTAGATATTATAGAGCAGACTCTTATAAAATTTGGTTTGCCTACTACTTATCGTATAAGCGATGAAGAGGTATTTTACGACTCGTTTTTTCTAGATAAAAAGAGTGAAAACAAAAAGATCAAATTTATACTTCCAAACGGTATTGGATCATACGCTTTGAGAAACGATATAGATAAAAATAGCGTTTTAGATATTTTGAGGATGTTTAAATGA
- the mtaB gene encoding tRNA (N(6)-L-threonylcarbamoyladenosine(37)-C(2))-methylthiotransferase MtaB: MLKIYFKTFGCRTNIYDTELIKSYIKSYKITNNENEADIIVVNSCTVTNGADSGVRSYINQVKNSGKKVVLTGCGAVSKGEELFKKSSVFGVLGASNKSKIDEFLNSQNPFFELGDLNFIDKNIVSNYENHTKAFIKIQEGCNFKCSYCIIPSVRGKSRSIDEEVILNEAKILASNGYNEIVLTGTNIGSYGEEKSSSLGKLLQKLGSIKGIKRIRLGSIEPSQIDESFREILQESWLEKHLHIALQHTSQTMLDIMRRRNRAFKDIELFNELSNLGFALGSDYIVAHPGESEKVWEEGLENFKKFPITHLHAFIFSPRSGTHSASMKIDVDGVVAKNRLKILKNIAFVNNFEFRKRNKTNLNILVEKQGSDGLYDGFDQFYNKIKIKSDKDISKEWVELSNYEVKPDENYAEI, translated from the coding sequence ATATTGAAAATATACTTTAAAACTTTTGGTTGTAGAACAAATATCTACGATACGGAACTTATAAAAAGCTATATAAAAAGCTATAAAATAACAAATAACGAAAATGAAGCAGATATAATAGTAGTAAATTCATGCACAGTTACAAATGGAGCCGATAGCGGAGTAAGAAGCTACATAAATCAAGTGAAAAATAGCGGTAAAAAAGTGGTTTTAACAGGTTGTGGGGCTGTTAGTAAAGGTGAAGAGTTATTTAAGAAAAGCTCCGTTTTTGGAGTTCTTGGAGCTAGCAATAAATCTAAAATAGATGAATTTTTAAATTCGCAAAACCCATTTTTTGAGCTTGGGGATCTAAATTTTATCGATAAAAATATAGTAAGCAACTATGAAAATCATACAAAAGCTTTTATAAAGATCCAAGAGGGTTGTAATTTTAAATGCAGCTACTGCATTATACCTTCTGTAAGAGGAAAAAGTAGAAGCATAGATGAAGAAGTTATACTAAACGAGGCTAAAATTCTAGCTAGTAACGGATATAATGAGATAGTGCTAACTGGTACAAATATAGGTAGTTATGGAGAAGAAAAAAGTAGTTCACTTGGAAAACTTCTTCAAAAATTAGGTAGTATAAAAGGTATAAAACGAATAAGACTCGGCAGCATTGAGCCTAGTCAAATAGATGAGAGTTTTAGAGAAATTTTGCAAGAGTCGTGGCTAGAAAAGCATCTTCATATAGCGTTGCAACATACGAGTCAAACTATGCTTGATATAATGCGTCGCAGAAATAGGGCGTTTAAAGATATAGAACTTTTTAACGAGCTTTCAAATTTAGGGTTTGCTCTCGGTAGTGATTATATAGTAGCTCATCCAGGAGAGAGCGAAAAAGTATGGGAAGAGGGTTTAGAGAACTTTAAAAAATTTCCTATAACTCATCTCCACGCATTCATATTTAGCCCTAGAAGCGGGACTCATTCGGCTTCTATGAAGATTGATGTAGATGGCGTAGTAGCAAAAAATCGTCTAAAAATCCTAAAAAATATAGCATTTGTAAATAATTTTGAATTTAGAAAAAGAAACAAAACAAATTTAAATATTTTAGTAGAAAAACAAGGCAGTGATGGACTTTATGACGGATTTGATCAGTTTTATAACAAGATAAAGATCAAATCAGATAAAGACATATCAAAAGAGTGGGTAGAGCTTAGCAATTACGAGGTAAAACCGGATGAAAATTATGCGGAAATTTGA
- the rseP gene encoding RIP metalloprotease RseP, which yields MKSIFLVLALLIASFWHWGVHFGVTILAISFLIFFHELGHFLVARFFGVKVNTFSIGFGEKIYTKRVGNTDYCLSAIPLGGYVQLKGQDDLDPKLKNYDSDSYNVLSPIKRIAILFAGPFFNLLLAFFLYIALGFIGVDKLAPIIGTIQQGSAAKSAGMLKDDKIISINGVLIKQWDDIKKQVKLEPINIIIDRNGERLNINLTPKIGESMNIFREKIQTPLIGISPSGEITKVYNPGLSSISYAFNETLESSKLIYKGLEKLITGVVPIKEMGGIVAMADITTKASTISVSVLFLIVALISVNLGVLNLLPLPVLDGGHIIFNLYEMVFKRPVNEKVFTALSYGSMAFLFALMAFTIFNDILRLAGVYE from the coding sequence TTGAAAAGTATTTTTTTGGTTTTAGCACTCTTGATAGCTAGTTTTTGGCATTGGGGCGTGCATTTTGGCGTGACTATTTTAGCTATATCGTTTTTGATATTTTTTCATGAACTTGGTCATTTTTTAGTTGCTAGATTTTTTGGCGTTAAAGTAAATACTTTTAGTATCGGATTTGGTGAAAAAATCTATACAAAAAGAGTTGGAAACACAGACTACTGCTTAAGTGCCATTCCGCTTGGCGGCTATGTACAGCTTAAAGGACAAGACGATTTAGACCCAAAGCTAAAAAATTATGATAGCGATAGCTATAACGTTTTAAGCCCTATAAAACGCATAGCTATACTTTTTGCCGGTCCGTTTTTTAATCTATTACTAGCATTTTTCTTATATATCGCATTAGGATTCATCGGAGTAGATAAATTAGCTCCTATCATAGGAACTATCCAACAAGGCTCTGCCGCTAAGAGTGCAGGAATGTTAAAAGACGACAAAATAATAAGCATAAACGGCGTACTTATCAAGCAGTGGGACGACATCAAAAAACAAGTTAAACTTGAGCCGATAAATATCATCATCGATAGAAATGGTGAGCGTTTGAATATAAACTTAACACCTAAAATCGGTGAAAGTATGAATATATTTAGAGAAAAAATTCAAACTCCACTCATAGGTATAAGCCCAAGCGGCGAGATAACAAAAGTATATAATCCGGGTTTAAGCAGTATTTCTTACGCATTTAACGAAACCTTAGAAAGCTCAAAACTCATCTATAAAGGGCTTGAAAAGCTGATAACCGGAGTAGTTCCTATCAAAGAGATGGGCGGCATAGTCGCTATGGCCGACATCACGACAAAAGCTTCTACTATAAGCGTTTCGGTGTTATTTTTGATAGTAGCGTTGATATCTGTAAATTTAGGCGTTTTAAACCTGCTTCCGCTTCCGGTACTTGATGGCGGACATATAATCTTTAACCTTTATGAGATGGTGTTTAAAAGACCGGTAAATGAAAAGGTTTTTACGGCATTAAGTTACGGTTCTATGGCGTTTTTATTCGCATTGATGGCATTTACTATATTTAACGATATATTAAGGCTTGCAGGAGTTTATGAATGA
- a CDS encoding mechanosensitive ion channel family protein — protein sequence MKKLFVIFVVLIPFLSVFGVVNDASSQKIDELNAKISNYDAKIKNNIWLIRYSNYNTYQNLVTELEYAKNELENLDKKNSKKADDLKKRISSLKEQIELLKEYERSPFQSMLVVPEIEEIKKITNPIALISGFSYIKKLKNEKEEYINRLIKLEDALNVFIEKESLQQEIYDINSSSENLSKLNETRREISEFQIAQDIATTTFGVYQKKLDESINRASLEVKEQIKQALSILFTIIVVILIGFLCKFVAKRYVTDNQKFYTINKFINVINFTIIIFILLFAYIENVSYMVTILGFASAGLAIAMKDMFMSLLGWSVIIFGGTFHVGDRIRVRYQNSDYVGDIIDISLLRMTIYEDITLTTYLTNRRSGRIIFVPNNYIFTELIANYTHSGMKTVWDGIDIMLSFDSNHKKAMYIIKNITRKYSKGYTDIAKKQMNKLRDQYSIKNPNVEPRIYSFFEPYGINISVWYMTNSYAALALRSTISAEIIEALNLEEDIKIAFPTQTLFFGKKSKPMSHITDVSKEILY from the coding sequence ATGAAAAAACTGTTTGTAATTTTTGTTGTTCTAATACCGTTTTTATCTGTTTTTGGAGTTGTAAATGACGCTTCTAGCCAAAAAATAGATGAATTAAACGCAAAAATATCAAATTATGATGCTAAGATAAAAAATAATATTTGGCTTATTAGGTACTCAAATTACAATACTTACCAAAATTTAGTTACAGAGTTAGAATATGCAAAAAACGAGCTAGAGAATTTAGATAAAAAAAATAGCAAAAAAGCGGATGATCTAAAAAAAAGAATTTCCAGCTTAAAAGAGCAGATAGAGCTTTTAAAAGAGTATGAAAGATCACCTTTTCAAAGTATGCTCGTAGTCCCTGAGATAGAAGAGATTAAAAAGATCACAAATCCTATAGCTCTTATATCTGGATTTTCATATATTAAAAAGCTAAAAAACGAAAAAGAAGAGTATATAAATCGGCTTATAAAATTAGAAGATGCACTTAATGTTTTTATAGAAAAAGAGAGTTTGCAGCAAGAAATTTACGATATAAACTCAAGCAGCGAAAATCTTTCCAAGCTTAATGAAACTAGACGTGAGATTAGCGAGTTTCAGATCGCACAAGATATCGCTACAACCACGTTTGGCGTATATCAAAAAAAGCTTGATGAATCTATAAATAGAGCTAGTTTGGAAGTAAAAGAGCAGATAAAACAAGCTTTAAGCATACTTTTTACGATAATTGTAGTTATATTAATAGGATTTTTATGTAAATTTGTTGCAAAAAGATACGTAACGGATAATCAAAAATTTTATACGATAAATAAATTTATAAATGTGATAAACTTTACTATTATTATATTTATTTTACTGTTTGCATATATAGAAAACGTAAGCTATATGGTAACTATACTTGGATTTGCTTCTGCTGGTCTTGCTATCGCGATGAAAGATATGTTTATGAGCTTGCTTGGCTGGAGCGTTATCATTTTCGGCGGTACTTTTCACGTCGGCGATAGAATAAGAGTTAGATATCAAAATAGTGATTATGTAGGTGATATCATAGATATAAGTCTGCTTAGAATGACCATTTATGAAGATATAACTCTGACTACTTATCTTACAAATAGAAGAAGCGGACGTATAATATTCGTACCAAATAATTATATTTTTACCGAACTTATAGCAAACTATACTCACAGCGGTATGAAAACCGTATGGGACGGTATAGATATAATGCTTAGTTTTGACAGCAACCATAAAAAAGCTATGTATATCATAAAAAATATCACGAGAAAATACTCAAAAGGATATACAGATATAGCCAAAAAACAGATGAATAAGCTAAGAGATCAGTATAGTATAAAAAATCCAAATGTCGAGCCTAGAATTTATAGCTTTTTTGAGCCGTACGGTATAAATATAAGCGTATGGTATATGACAAACTCATATGCGGCTTTAGCTCTTAGAAGCACTATTAGCGCCGAGATTATCGAAGCTTTAAATTTAGAAGAAGATATAAAAATAGCTTTCCCAACTCAAACTCTGTTTTTTGGTAAAAAGAGTAAGCCTATGAGTCATATAACTGATGTTAGTAAGGAAATTTTATATTGA
- the mog gene encoding molybdopterin adenylyltransferase — protein MKAKIGVLTLSDRASSGVYEDKSGIAIKDILQDWLISETEFIYKIIPDEYDLIVENLKDMCDVSKCDLIFTTGGTGPSPRDVTPEATEEICQKLMPGFGELMRTTSLKFVPTAILSRQTAGIRGKTLIVNLPGQPKAIRECLEPIFPAIPYCLDLIGAAYLQTDESKMKAFRPNKK, from the coding sequence ATGAAAGCTAAAATAGGAGTTTTAACTCTAAGCGATAGAGCTAGCAGTGGAGTTTATGAAGATAAAAGCGGAATTGCTATAAAAGATATTTTGCAAGATTGGCTTATAAGTGAAACCGAGTTTATATATAAAATTATACCAGATGAGTATGATTTGATAGTTGAAAATTTAAAAGATATGTGTGATGTTTCTAAGTGTGATCTCATTTTCACTACAGGAGGTACCGGACCATCTCCTAGAGACGTTACTCCTGAAGCTACTGAGGAAATTTGCCAAAAGCTTATGCCTGGATTTGGTGAGCTGATGAGAACTACTAGTTTAAAATTTGTTCCTACGGCTATCTTATCTAGACAAACAGCAGGTATAAGAGGTAAAACTCTTATAGTAAATCTTCCCGGTCAGCCAAAAGCCATAAGAGAGTGTTTAGAGCCTATATTTCCGGCAATTCCATACTGTTTAGATTTGATAGGAGCGGCTTATTTACAAACTGATGAGAGTAAGATGAAAGCTTTTAGGCCAAATAAAAAGTAA
- the rpe gene encoding ribulose-phosphate 3-epimerase: MYVAPSILSADFGKLDDEVKAICEAGADLVHIDVMDGHFVPNLTVGPLVVNAVAKSSSKPLDIHLMVENVPFFVDLFLPLKPKFLSFHIEEEKHPLRLIEYIRKNGVSPAIVLNPHTPVSSLEYIINEVDMVLLMSVNPGFGGQKFIPSVLKKIKELRDLIEKNGAKCMIEVDGGVNGLNVSELDEAGVDIVVAGNFVFSSNDYEQAIKALKL, encoded by the coding sequence ATGTATGTAGCACCTAGTATATTATCCGCGGATTTTGGAAAACTTGATGACGAAGTAAAGGCTATCTGCGAGGCTGGAGCGGACCTTGTTCACATAGATGTGATGGACGGTCATTTTGTGCCGAATTTAACCGTAGGACCGCTAGTAGTAAATGCAGTAGCAAAATCGTCTTCAAAGCCTTTGGATATTCATTTAATGGTAGAAAATGTACCGTTTTTCGTGGATCTGTTTTTACCGCTAAAACCTAAATTTCTTAGCTTTCATATAGAAGAAGAAAAACATCCTTTAAGACTCATAGAATATATAAGAAAGAACGGAGTAAGTCCGGCTATAGTGCTAAATCCACACACTCCTGTTTCTAGCTTAGAATACATAATAAACGAAGTCGATATGGTACTTTTAATGAGTGTGAATCCGGGCTTTGGTGGACAAAAATTTATACCTTCTGTTCTAAAAAAGATAAAAGAGCTTAGAGATCTTATAGAAAAAAACGGTGCAAAATGTATGATAGAAGTAGATGGCGGCGTAAACGGGCTAAATGTTAGCGAACTTGATGAAGCGGGAGTGGATATAGTAGTAGCAGGAAATTTTGTATTTAGCTCAAATGACTACGAACAAGCCATCAAGGCATTAAAATTATAA
- a CDS encoding ATP-dependent metallopeptidase FtsH/Yme1/Tma family protein, producing MKIMRKFEFNLNKKIWVIAAGTILIVLLGVVFFRNIPKYISLMQYDNFLQSNSIQSAVIDGEKIVIKAGSQNYYVVKDSINLNELGQKVPLKVSSDYSILENLLLIIIFLVMFVFGLKYFKKANLNYKKSSTTDTNDLNQIVSSDVAPAISNVMFKDVAGINDVKLELMEIVDFLKNPKAYQELSIKMPKGVLMVGPPGVGKTLIAKAVAGEANVPFFYQSGASFVQIYVGMGAKRVRELFSKAKAYAPSIIFIDEIDAVGKARGGGRNDEREATLNQLLTEMDGFTDNSGVIVIAATNKIEMIDEALLRSGRFDRRIFLSLPDCKDRMAILKSYLKDKKHEVDIDTVAKNTTGFSGAGLATLVNEAAINALRNHRAIIQNDDFKAVENRVLYGKKKIYSLSQSEKEIQALYQGAKALSAEWFGIDFDKISLLEDRFLSQDGFLESKTMILSRIKVYLAGSVALKIYKNELYTNSSNDILNARELAKKLVIDYAMTGNLMATNNDIKDILDECLNETAELIKGIQKELFALSSYLVDNESVDRETIKDMIRKIHES from the coding sequence ATGAAAATTATGCGGAAATTTGAATTTAATTTAAATAAAAAAATTTGGGTTATAGCGGCAGGAACTATTTTAATAGTTCTTCTTGGTGTAGTTTTTTTTAGAAATATTCCAAAATATATAAGTTTAATGCAATATGATAATTTTTTGCAATCAAACTCTATCCAAAGTGCGGTTATAGATGGAGAAAAGATCGTTATAAAAGCTGGAAGTCAGAACTATTATGTTGTAAAAGACTCCATAAATTTAAACGAATTAGGTCAAAAAGTTCCTTTGAAAGTTAGCAGCGATTATAGTATTTTAGAGAATTTGTTGCTCATTATTATATTTCTTGTTATGTTTGTTTTTGGATTAAAATACTTTAAAAAAGCTAATTTAAATTATAAAAAAAGCTCCACAACAGATACAAATGATTTAAACCAAATAGTTAGCTCAGATGTTGCTCCTGCTATATCAAATGTTATGTTTAAAGATGTTGCTGGGATAAATGACGTAAAATTAGAGTTAATGGAGATAGTGGATTTTTTGAAAAATCCAAAAGCGTATCAAGAACTCAGTATAAAAATGCCAAAAGGCGTTTTAATGGTAGGACCTCCGGGAGTAGGTAAAACTCTTATAGCAAAAGCAGTCGCAGGAGAAGCTAATGTACCATTTTTCTATCAAAGCGGTGCAAGTTTTGTACAAATTTATGTAGGAATGGGTGCAAAAAGAGTTAGAGAACTGTTTTCAAAAGCAAAAGCATATGCACCAAGTATTATATTTATAGATGAAATAGATGCAGTTGGCAAGGCTAGAGGCGGCGGTAGAAACGATGAAAGAGAGGCTACTTTAAACCAGCTATTAACAGAGATGGACGGATTTACCGATAATAGCGGCGTTATAGTTATAGCAGCTACAAATAAAATAGAGATGATAGATGAAGCTCTACTTAGAAGCGGTCGTTTTGATAGAAGGATATTTTTAAGTTTGCCGGACTGCAAAGATAGAATGGCGATACTAAAGTCTTATCTAAAAGATAAAAAACATGAAGTAGATATAGATACTGTAGCAAAAAACACCACAGGATTTAGCGGAGCAGGACTAGCAACTCTTGTAAATGAAGCAGCTATAAATGCTCTTAGAAATCACAGAGCTATCATTCAAAACGATGATTTTAAAGCTGTGGAAAATAGAGTTTTATACGGTAAAAAGAAAATTTACTCTTTGAGTCAAAGTGAAAAAGAAATTCAAGCTCTATATCAAGGAGCTAAAGCACTTAGTGCCGAGTGGTTTGGTATAGATTTTGATAAGATATCTTTGCTTGAAGATAGATTTTTATCTCAAGATGGTTTCTTAGAGTCTAAGACTATGATTTTATCTCGTATAAAGGTATATTTAGCAGGTAGCGTAGCACTGAAAATTTATAAAAATGAGCTATATACTAATTCAAGTAATGATATATTAAATGCGAGAGAACTTGCTAAAAAACTTGTTATAGACTACGCTATGACTGGAAATCTTATGGCGACAAATAACGATATAAAAGATATTTTAGATGAGTGTTTAAATGAGACGGCTGAGCTTATAAAAGGCATACAAAAAGAACTTTTTGCACTTAGTAGCTATCTAGTGGATAATGAAAGCGTAGATAGAGAGACTATAAAAGATATGATAAGGAAGATACATGAAAGCTAA
- a CDS encoding RNA polymerase factor sigma-54, with amino-acid sequence MKLAQKVTQKAKLNQTLRNWLPILQASSDELKDTLEPFIKDNPFAALEITPKKHTKNFYGDLYKNSISDTIESSSIYKESLYEKLYSQINSPLFPTQKSIEIANLIVECINNEGYFEWDDHKFIKFEKSEVERIRLRFAYLEPTGVGALDYKESFIFQLDDIDCDDKIYTLVQTIINDFENLSRYTKQKYYEDAIKIIKKFKNPPAIEYLEDDSQIIPDIFVFNNDNGIEIKVNDEFYPDILIDTEGIDEKNEFVSSRVKEAKDLIDALEMRKSTLYKIGLMIIEYQYDYFLGGDIKPMKLKDIAGDLGRNPSTISRAIQNKFLSCARGIVPLKNFFAAAASEDISNAAIKDFVKNLIKNENHEKPLSDEAILSKIEKEFNIKLVRRTITKYRKALNIASSNERKRLYIINA; translated from the coding sequence ATGAAACTAGCTCAAAAAGTTACTCAAAAAGCTAAGCTCAATCAGACTCTTAGAAACTGGCTTCCGATACTTCAAGCAAGCAGCGATGAGTTAAAAGATACTTTGGAGCCTTTTATAAAAGACAATCCGTTTGCCGCTTTAGAAATAACTCCTAAAAAACACACGAAAAATTTTTACGGCGATCTTTATAAAAATTCCATAAGTGATACTATAGAATCATCTAGTATTTATAAAGAAAGTTTGTATGAAAAGCTATATTCTCAGATAAACTCTCCTCTTTTTCCTACTCAAAAATCAATAGAAATTGCAAATTTGATAGTAGAATGTATAAACAATGAAGGATATTTTGAATGGGATGATCATAAATTTATTAAATTTGAAAAAAGTGAAGTTGAGCGGATAAGACTAAGATTTGCATATCTTGAGCCAACCGGAGTAGGGGCTTTGGATTATAAAGAGAGCTTTATATTTCAGCTTGACGATATAGACTGCGACGATAAAATTTATACTCTTGTACAAACTATCATCAATGATTTTGAAAATTTGAGCAGATATACTAAACAAAAATATTATGAAGATGCTATAAAGATCATTAAAAAATTTAAAAATCCGCCCGCTATAGAGTATTTAGAAGATGATAGTCAGATTATTCCAGATATTTTCGTATTTAATAACGATAACGGCATAGAGATAAAAGTAAATGACGAGTTTTATCCAGATATTCTTATAGATACAGAAGGAATCGATGAAAAAAACGAGTTTGTCTCTTCAAGAGTAAAAGAAGCAAAAGATCTCATAGATGCTTTAGAAATGCGTAAATCCACACTTTATAAGATAGGATTAATGATAATAGAGTACCAATACGACTATTTTTTAGGCGGAGATATAAAGCCTATGAAGCTAAAAGATATAGCAGGAGATTTAGGAAGAAATCCATCTACTATCAGCAGAGCCATACAAAATAAATTTCTAAGCTGTGCTCGCGGTATAGTTCCTCTTAAAAATTTCTTTGCCGCAGCGGCTAGCGAAGATATATCAAATGCGGCCATAAAAGATTTTGTTAAAAATCTTATAAAAAACGAAAATCACGAAAAACCTCTTAGCGATGAAGCCATACTATCTAAGATAGAAAAAGAGTTTAATATCAAGCTTGTTAGAAGAACGATAACAAAATATAGAAAAGCTCTAAATATAGCTAGTTCAAATGAGAGAAAACGTCTGTATATTATAAATGCTTAA
- a CDS encoding YggS family pyridoxal phosphate-dependent enzyme: MRLDEILSKIGSTKLIAVSKNVTENEVLELYNQGQIDFGENRVQELKRKKEILKDLNLNWHFIGRLQANKINHLLALHPNLWQSCESFSMAETVDKRLDYILPTLLQINSAHEESKQGVDPNAACEEFLRIKQSCKNLNLIGVMSIGAHSDDIKEIQKSFESTYKIYENLQEHGAKICSMGMSSDYELAIKCGSNMIRLGTILYK, translated from the coding sequence ATGAGATTAGATGAAATTTTAAGCAAAATAGGAAGCACAAAACTCATCGCTGTTTCAAAAAATGTCACCGAAAACGAAGTTTTGGAGCTATATAATCAAGGTCAAATAGACTTTGGAGAAAACAGAGTTCAAGAGCTAAAACGTAAAAAAGAGATTTTAAAAGATCTAAATTTAAACTGGCATTTTATCGGTCGCTTACAAGCAAATAAAATCAATCATCTTCTAGCTTTGCATCCTAATTTATGGCAAAGCTGCGAGAGTTTTTCTATGGCTGAAACTGTGGATAAAAGGCTTGATTATATTTTACCGACCCTACTTCAGATAAACTCGGCTCACGAAGAAAGCAAACAAGGCGTAGATCCAAATGCGGCTTGTGAAGAGTTTTTGCGTATCAAACAGAGCTGCAAAAATCTAAATTTAATAGGAGTGATGAGCATCGGTGCTCATAGCGATGACATAAAAGAGATACAAAAAAGCTTTGAGAGCACGTATAAAATTTATGAGAATTTGCAAGAACATGGAGCAAAGATCTGTTCTATGGGAATGAGCAGTGATTATGAACTAGCTATAAAATGCGGCTCAAATATGATTCGTCTCGGAACGATTTTATATAAATGA
- a CDS encoding 3'-5' exonuclease, translated as MEQKLENFINLLGKSSLNYYDFLQKANDISSLKEIINVKDFDDWNILGLGLVKTESGKVTLKSKYTDFKDQVFCVVDIETSGGINSGQIIEIGALKLLDGVEIGRFESFVYAPNVPENISELTGIYAADLAKAPSLANVLEKFKLFLGDSVFVAHNVKFDYDFISISLERLGFGMLLNRRICTIDLARRTIISQKYGLGTLKELLGISNAHHRALNDAIAAAEIFKECVKRVPWSIQSVEDLIIFSKTAKSLKLPNTLVKAKEFS; from the coding sequence TTGGAACAAAAGTTAGAAAATTTTATAAATTTACTCGGTAAAAGCAGCCTTAATTATTATGATTTCTTGCAAAAAGCAAACGATATATCAAGCTTAAAAGAGATAATCAATGTCAAAGATTTTGATGATTGGAATATTTTAGGGCTTGGTTTAGTAAAGACAGAGAGCGGAAAAGTTACTTTAAAAAGCAAATACACGGATTTCAAAGATCAAGTTTTTTGCGTGGTAGATATAGAAACAAGCGGCGGTATAAACAGTGGTCAAATCATAGAAATAGGAGCGCTAAAACTCTTGGACGGAGTTGAAATAGGGCGTTTTGAAAGTTTTGTTTATGCTCCAAACGTTCCGGAAAATATCAGCGAATTAACAGGAATTTATGCCGCTGATTTAGCTAAAGCACCTAGTCTTGCGAATGTGCTTGAAAAATTCAAGCTGTTTTTAGGAGATAGCGTATTTGTCGCACATAACGTTAAATTTGATTATGATTTTATAAGCATAAGTTTAGAACGTCTTGGTTTTGGAATGCTTTTAAATAGACGAATTTGTACGATTGATTTAGCACGCCGAACGATAATTTCGCAAAAATACGGACTTGGCACGTTAAAAGAGCTTTTAGGTATAAGCAATGCTCACCATAGAGCTTTAAATGACGCTATAGCTGCTGCTGAGATATTTAAAGAGTGTGTAAAAAGAGTGCCTTGGAGTATTCAAAGTGTCGAAGATCTCATCATCTTTAGTAAAACCGCAAAGAGTTTAAAACTTCCAAATACTTTAGTCAAGGCAAAAGAATTTAGTTAA